The genomic interval GCGCCGGCCGGCCGGCCGGCCGTCCGGGAAGAGCAGCGGGACGACGGCCATGCCCAGGTTGGCGGGCACCCACAGCCACGTCTCGGGCCAGGCCGAGCCGCCCCGGTACGCCCATTCGCCGTTGAGCTCGAGCAGGGCGAACGAGACCGCGCTGAGCAGCAGGGCCCAGCCGATCGCGTTCCGCGGCCGGGCGCCGGCCACCAGCGCGCCGGCTGCCGCGCAGGTCATCACGAACAGCAGGTGGCTCTTGGCGGCGACCGGGACGCCGTTGGCCGCCCCCAGCGTGACCGCGCCGGCCGCCGCGAGCACCGCGACCCCGCAGGCCGCCCACGCGACCACCATCGCCCGCCGTCCCACTCGCAGCTCCCGTCGCCGAACCTCCGGCGCCGACCCTAACCGCGATGTGTCCCGGCCGGATCAGGACAATGTCCCGGCCTCAGCTCGGATGGTGCGATTCCCGCAGCCGATGGAGGGGTGTGCGGAGGCCTTCGTGCCGGGTCTTGACCTCGAGATACTGCCGCGACGGCCGAGCACCGGGCGCCGGCGGTCAGGGGCGGCGCACGCCGGTGAGGAGCAGGTCGAGGTAGCGCAGGCCGGTGGCGGCTTGTTCGGCCGGGCCGAGGGTGTTGTGAACCTTCGCGGCGTAGGCGATGCCGCACATCAGGGGGGTCATGTCGGCCTCGGTGACGGCCGGATCGATGACGCCGGCCGCGTGCGCGCGGGACAGAAGCTGGGCAAAGGCGGTGACGAGCCCGCGTCTGAGGTCGCCGGTGTGTTCCAGGCTGGTGGTGGCGGCGGCGAACACCGGAGGGACGGCCGGGTCGGCCAGCATGGTCTCGATCGCGGCGGCGAGGAAGTCGTGCAACGCCGTCCACGGGTCGGGCTCGGTCGAGGCTTGGCCGGCGCGCCGAACGAGTTCCTCGAGGGCCGGCAGCGCGACGGCTTCGAGCAGCGCTTCCGGGGTGGGGAAGTGCCGGTAGACGGTGGCCACGCCGATGGAGGCTGTCCGGGCCACATCGTTGAGCTGCAGGGGCTTGCCCTCGTCGACGTAGCGCCGGGCGATCTCGACGATGTGGCGTCTGTTCTGGGCGGCGTCCTTGCGCAACGGCATGCTCCCACGATAACTGGATTAATCATCCGCTTGTGCTAGCTTAAACGGATGACTAATCCACTTGTGGTCGGAGAAAGCAGTCGCACCTTCACGCTCGCCGGCGTCGCCGAGCCGGGGGACGCCAAGCCGCTGATCCTGGTGTTCCACGGTTCCCGGCAGACCGGTGCGAAGCATCGCGCCTTCACCGGCGGTGTCTACGACGCGCTGGCCGGCCGGGGCGCGCTCGTCGCCTACCTCGACGGCTACCGCGGCAACTGGAACGACGCCCGCCGCGAGAGCCGGTTCCCGGCCCGCAAGGCCGGCATCGACGACGTCGGGTTCGTCCGGGCGTTCATCGCCGAGTTCGCCTCGGACCGGCGTGTCGACCCGAGCCGGGTCTACGCGGTCGGCTACTCCAACGGCGGCCAGATGGTGATCCGTCTCGCCCACGAGGCGCCGGAGCTGCTGGCCGGCGCGACGGTGATCGCCGCGACCATGCCGGCGCCGGAGAACTTCCTCGCCGGTGAGGCGGACCCGGCGCCGCTGCCCGTCCTGCTGATCCACGGCACCAAGGACCCGATCGTGAGCTACCAGGGCGGCACCATGAACTGGGCCTTCCGCACGCTCTTCAAGGTCGGCGGCGAGACCTGGTCGGCCCCCCGCACGGCGCGCTACTTCGCCGAACGTAACGGGATCACCGCCGACCCCACGACCACGCGCCTGCCGAAGAAGGACGCGGCCGACCCCACCGAGATCGAGCGCACGACGTACGGGGACAAGGTGGCCCTCTACACCGTGCACGGCGGCGGGCACACCGTTCCCGGTCCCTCGTCCGCCGCCCCGGCTGTCGTCGGCAGGACCAGCCACCAGATCGACACGGCCGACGTCATCGCCGAGTTCTTCAATCTCTGACGGCGAGCGCCTTGATCTCGACGGGGATGCCGTTGAGGACGCTGTTGCCCGACAGCGGGTCGACCGTGGTCTCGTCGGTGAGGATGTTCGAGTTCACGCCCGGGTGCTCGGCCGCCACCGTCATGCGGGAGCCGGGCAGGCCGTGACCCCAGCCGTGGGGCAGGCTCACCACGCCCGGCATCACGGCGTCGGTCACCTCGACGCGTGCCGACAGGCCACCGGCCCGCGAGGTCACCTGGGCGTCGTCGCCGTCGCGCAGGTCGAGGCGGGCCGCGTCGGCGGGGTTGATCTGCAGCGTGCAGCGGTCGCGCCCCTTGACCAGGGCCGGCACGTTGTGCATCCAGCTGTTGTTGGAACGCAGGTGCCGCCGCCCGATCAGCACCATCGTGTCGCGCGGCCGGTCCAGCGCCGCCCGCAGCCGGGTGACCTCGGCGGCGAGCCCGTCGAAGTCCAGCTCCACCTTGCCGCTCGGCGTCCGCAGCACCTCGGGGATGCGCGGCTGCAGCGGGCCGAGGTCCACGCCGTGCGGGTTGGAGAGCAAAAGATCCAAGGACATTCCCTCGTACGGGCCGGAGCGCAGTGCCGCGTCGAGCAGCCGCTCGGCGGGTGACGAGCCGGACGCGGACGCCGCACCCGCCTGCCGCAGCATCGCCTCGTGCACGTCGTCGGCCGTGCCCGGCTTCCCGGACACGATCAGCGTGAGCCGGGCCAGGATGTCGCACTCGTCCGGGCCGTCGAAGGCCACCACCGGCGGGGAGTACGTCGCGAAGTTGCGCACCGCCAGGCCCAGGAACGAGAAGTCGTAATGCCCCTTGCGCAGCGCGTCCGGGGGCGGCAGCACGACGTCGGCGTGCCGGGTGGTCTCGTTGAGGTACGGGTCCACGCTCACCATGAACGACAGCCCCGCCAGCGCCTTGTCGAGCCGCCCGCTGTTCGGGGTGGACAGCACCGGGTTGCCCGCCACGGTGATGAACGCGCGCACCTGTTCGTCGCCGGGCGTCTCGATCTCGTCGGCCAGCGTCGCCACCGGCAGTTCGCCCTTGACCTCGGGCAGCCGCCGCACCCGGCTGTGCCACCGGCCGGTCCGGAAACCCTTGCCGGCGCCGCGGCCCTTGCGCACGTGCGGCGCCAGCGGGAACATCGCGCCGCCGGGCCGGTCGAGGTTGCCGGTCAGCACGTTGATGACGTCGACCAGCCAGGACGTGAGCGTGCCGAACTCGACCGTGCACGTGCCGATCCGCCCGTAGACGACGGCCCGCGGCGCGGCGGCCAGCTCGTGCGCCAGCGCCCGGATCCGTTCGGCGGGCACGCCACAGACCTCGCTCACGGCCGACGGAGCGAACGAGGCGGCCAGCTCGCCGACGGTCTCGACGCCGTTCACCTGACCCGCGAGCGCGCCGAGCGAGACCAGCCCGTCGGCGAAGAGCGTGTGGACGATGCCGAACAGCAGGTACGCGTCGGCGCCGGGCCGGATGAACAGGTGCTCGTCGGCGTGCGCGGCCGTACGGGTGCGGCGCGGGTCGACCACGACGAACTTGCCGCCGCGCGCCTGGATCGCCTTGAGCCGTCCCGGGAAGTCGGCCGCCGTGGCCAGGCTGCCGTTCGACTCCCACGGGTTGGCGCCCAGCATGAGCAGCAGGTCGGTGCGGTCGAGATCCGGCACGGGGATGGTCAGCGGGCTGCCGAACAGATGTCCGCTGGACACGTGCTTGGGCATCTGGTCGACCGTGCTGGCCGAGAACACGTTCCGGGAGCCCAGCGTCTTGACCAGCGGCGTCACGTAGAGCCCGCCGGCCATCGTGTGCACGTTCGGGTTGCCGAGGTACAGGGCAACAGCGTTCGGCCCGTACGTGTCGAGGACCGGCCGCAGCCCCGCCGCGACCACCTCGAACGCCTCTTCCCAGTCCACTTCGACATGGGCGCCGCCGCGCTTGACCACGGGCCGCCGCAGCCGGTCGGGGTCGTCGTCGATCCGCCCGAACGTGGCGCCCTTGGGGCAGATGAACCCGTGGCTGAACACGTGCTCCCGGTCGCCGCGGGCCGCGATCACCGTGTCCCCGGCGAGGGTCAGCTCGAGACCGCAGGCGGCCTCGCAGAACGGGCAGGTCCGGTATGCCGTGCGCGAGTCGGCCACGATGCCACCCACTTCCGTACGAGCCGCGAGGCGGTGGTTACTGGTGAGTATCCTGCCATGGCCGGCCCTATTTGGGCAGTCGCAGACCCTGCATCCCGCCGTCGACGGCCAGCGCCACCCCGGTCGTCGCCGAGGCTTCCGGCCCGGCCAGATAGGCGATGGCCTGCGCGATCTCCTCGGCCGTGACCAGGCGTCCCGACGGTTGCCGGGCCTCCAGCGCGGCCCGTTCGGCGGCCGGGTCGCCGGCCGCCGAGAGCAGCCGCTGCACCCACGGGGTGTCGGCCGTTCCCGGGTTCACGCAGTTGACCCGGATGCCCTCGCGCAGGTGGTCGGCCGCCATCGCCAGGGTCAGCGACTGCACGGCGCCCTTGGTCGCGGCGTACAGGGCACGGCGGGGCAGCCCGGCCGTGGCGACGACCGAGCACGTGTTGACGATCGAGGCGTGCGCCGACGCCCGCAGGTGGGGCAGGGCGGCCCGGCTGACCCGCACCACGCCCTGCACGTTCACGTCGAAGACGCGGGCCCACTCGGCGTCGTCGTTCTCCTCGACCGTGCCCTGCGCGCCGATCCCGGCGTTGTTGACCACGATGTCGAGCCCGCCGAACGCGGCCGCCGCCTCGTCCACCGCCGCGCGTACGGAGGTGTCGTCGGTGACGTCGCAGCGCAGGCCGAGCAGCGGTTCCGGCACCTCGGCGCGCAGGTCGAGAGTGGCCACCCGGTGTCCGCGCCCGGCCAGCAGGGTGGCGGTCGCGAGCCCGATGCCGGACGCGCCGCCGGTGACGATCGCGCGCAGGGCGGTCATCGGGGGCCGACCACCTGCTGGCGGGCGCTGCCCAGGTGCTCGATGCCGAGCGTCATCACGTCGCCGGCCTTCAGATACACCGGCGGCTTGAGGCCCAGCCCGACCCCGGGCGGCGTACCGGTGTTGATCAGGTCGCCCGGCTCCAGCACGAGGAACTGGCTCAGATAGTGCACGAGGTGGAACGGGTCGAAGATCATGGTGCTGGTGTTGCCGGTCTGCCGCCGTACGTCGTTGACGTCGAGCCACATCGCCAGGTCGCGGACGTCCGGGATCTCGTCGGGGGTGGCCAGCCACGGCCCGGCCGGGTTGAACGTCTCGGCCGACTTGCCCTTGACCCACTGCCCGCCGCGCTCCATCTGGAAGGCGCGCTCGCTGACGTCGTTGACCAGCACGTACCCGGCGATCGCGGCGGCCGCGTCGTCGACGGACCCCAGATAGGAGGTGCGCCGCCCGATCACGATGCCGAGCTCGACCTCCCAGTCGGTCTTGGCCGAGCCGCGCGGCAGACGGACGTCGTCGTCCGGCCCGACCAGCGTGTTCGGCGACTTGGTGAACAGGATCGGCTCCTTGGGCACGGCCTGCCCGGTCTCGGCCGCGTGGTCGCTGTAGTTCAGCCCGATGCACAGGATCTGGTGCGGCCGCGCGATCGGGGCGCCGACGCGTTGCCCGCCGATCGGCCGCACGTCCCCAACGGCGACCCGCTCGGCGACCGGCCCGGCGATCCGCTCCACCCCGCCGCTGCCGAAGAACTGCTCGTCGAAGTCGGCGACCAGGTCGGACACGTCGACGTAGCCGGACTCGCCGGCGCGGACGGCGGGCTTTTCGGCGCCGGGTGCGCCGAGACGCATGAGGAACACGGGTGGAACTCTCCTCTTCTCAGGGGATCCAGTACGGCGTACGCAGCCCGGTCGTGCCCACCTCGGCCGTGAACAGGCGCCCCGAGGCGGGGTGGCGGGTCAGGTCTTCCGCGGACATGCCCTCGGTCGCCGTCGTGATCACCAGCGTGTCCAGGCGGGGGCCGGCGAACGCGCAACTGGTCGGCTGGGGCGCGTCCACCTCGACGACGGCCAGCAGCGCGCCGGAGGGCGTACGGCATTCGACGCGCCCCTGCCCGTGGATCGCGATCCAGAGGTTGCCGATCGCGTCCACGCACAGCCCGTCGGGCAGCCCCTCGGAAATCTCGAACAGCTTCTCCCGTACGCCGTCAGGGTAGTCCCGCCCGTAGATCACGCCGGGGATCGAGTCGACGCTGTACAGCGTGCGGCCGTCGGGGCTCCAGGCCAGCCCGTTCGACAGGGTCAGGTCGTCGTCGAGCACCGTCACGGCGTCGCCGTCCAGCCGTACGAGGGTCTGCGTGCCGCGCGAGTCGTCGAGGGCCATGCCGCCGACCAGGAAACGGCCCTGGGGATCGATGCCGCCGTCGTTGAGGCGGCTGCCGGCCCGGCCGAGCTGGGCTATCCGCGTACGGGAACCGCTCTTGCCGAGTTCGAGGACGTCGCCGCGGGTGGCCACCAGCAGATCGCCGGGCTCGGACACGGCGACCACGCAGGCGAGGTCCTCGAAATCCCAGGTGCCGGTGACCGTGATGGTCCCCGGGCCGACCGTGCCGGCGTGCACCGTGCCGCCCAGGATGTCGACCCAGAGCAGGCGCTCCCGGTTCGCGTCCCAGATCGGGCCCTCGCCGAGGGTGTAGGCCTGGTCACCGGCCGGATGGGCGACGAAGTGGGCAGTCATGTCCGGATCGTAGGCGTAAGAGCCGGGCGGGAGAAGGATCTTCCCGAGTCGCGCGCCGGGTACTACGGTCGGACCATGTCTGAGCGGCGCAGCGCGCAGTGGTACGGGGGCGACGACCGGAACAGCTACATCCATCGGGCCTGGATGAGGCGGGGGTTGCCCGCCGACGCGTTCGACGGCCGGCCACACATCGCCATCGCGAACACCGCCAGCGCCCTGACCCCGTGCAACGCGCACCTCGACGAGGTCGGCCGCAGCGTCGCCGACGGCATCCACCGGGCCGGCGGCATCGCGCTCAACCTGCCCGTGGTGTCGATCGGCGAGACGCAGGTCCGCCCGACCGCGATGCTGTGGCGCAACATGGCCGCGATGGCGATCGAGGAGATGCTGCGGGCCAACCCGATCGACGGCGTGGTGCTGCTCGGCGGCTGCGACAAGACGATCCCGGCGCTGCTCATGGCCGCCTCCTCGGTCGACCTGCCGGCCGTGGTGGTGCCGGGCGGGCCGATGCTGACCGGCACGTTCCGGGGCGTGCCGCTCGGCTGCGGAACCGACGTGTGGAAACTGAGCGAGGAGGTCCGCGCCGGCACGCTGAGCGCCGACGAGTTCCAGCGCTCCGAGTCGTCGATGATCCGCAGCCGCGGGCACTGCAACACCATGGGCACCGCCTCGACCATGGGCCTGCTGGCCGAGGTGCTGGGCATGACCCTGCCCGGCATCGCGGGCACACCGGCGGCCGACAGCCGTCTGCTCGAGGCCGCGCACGCCACCGGGGTGCTCGCCGTCGACCTGGTCGAGCAGGACAGGCGGCCGAGCGCGGTCATGACCAGGGCCTCGTTCCACAACGCGATCGTGGCGCTGGCCGCGATCGGCGGGTCGACCAACGCCGTGGTGCACCTCCTCGCGATCGCCGGGCGGCTCGG from Paractinoplanes brasiliensis carries:
- a CDS encoding TetR/AcrR family transcriptional regulator encodes the protein MPLRKDAAQNRRHIVEIARRYVDEGKPLQLNDVARTASIGVATVYRHFPTPEALLEAVALPALEELVRRAGQASTEPDPWTALHDFLAAAIETMLADPAVPPVFAAATTSLEHTGDLRRGLVTAFAQLLSRAHAAGVIDPAVTEADMTPLMCGIAYAAKVHNTLGPAEQAATGLRYLDLLLTGVRRP
- a CDS encoding alpha/beta hydrolase family esterase, whose protein sequence is MTNPLVVGESSRTFTLAGVAEPGDAKPLILVFHGSRQTGAKHRAFTGGVYDALAGRGALVAYLDGYRGNWNDARRESRFPARKAGIDDVGFVRAFIAEFASDRRVDPSRVYAVGYSNGGQMVIRLAHEAPELLAGATVIAATMPAPENFLAGEADPAPLPVLLIHGTKDPIVSYQGGTMNWAFRTLFKVGGETWSAPRTARYFAERNGITADPTTTRLPKKDAADPTEIERTTYGDKVALYTVHGGGHTVPGPSSAAPAVVGRTSHQIDTADVIAEFFNL
- a CDS encoding molybdopterin oxidoreductase family protein, with product MADSRTAYRTCPFCEAACGLELTLAGDTVIAARGDREHVFSHGFICPKGATFGRIDDDPDRLRRPVVKRGGAHVEVDWEEAFEVVAAGLRPVLDTYGPNAVALYLGNPNVHTMAGGLYVTPLVKTLGSRNVFSASTVDQMPKHVSSGHLFGSPLTIPVPDLDRTDLLLMLGANPWESNGSLATAADFPGRLKAIQARGGKFVVVDPRRTRTAAHADEHLFIRPGADAYLLFGIVHTLFADGLVSLGALAGQVNGVETVGELAASFAPSAVSEVCGVPAERIRALAHELAAAPRAVVYGRIGTCTVEFGTLTSWLVDVINVLTGNLDRPGGAMFPLAPHVRKGRGAGKGFRTGRWHSRVRRLPEVKGELPVATLADEIETPGDEQVRAFITVAGNPVLSTPNSGRLDKALAGLSFMVSVDPYLNETTRHADVVLPPPDALRKGHYDFSFLGLAVRNFATYSPPVVAFDGPDECDILARLTLIVSGKPGTADDVHEAMLRQAGAASASGSSPAERLLDAALRSGPYEGMSLDLLLSNPHGVDLGPLQPRIPEVLRTPSGKVELDFDGLAAEVTRLRAALDRPRDTMVLIGRRHLRSNNSWMHNVPALVKGRDRCTLQINPADAARLDLRDGDDAQVTSRAGGLSARVEVTDAVMPGVVSLPHGWGHGLPGSRMTVAAEHPGVNSNILTDETTVDPLSGNSVLNGIPVEIKALAVRD
- a CDS encoding SDR family NAD(P)-dependent oxidoreductase — its product is MTALRAIVTGGASGIGLATATLLAGRGHRVATLDLRAEVPEPLLGLRCDVTDDTSVRAAVDEAAAAFGGLDIVVNNAGIGAQGTVEENDDAEWARVFDVNVQGVVRVSRAALPHLRASAHASIVNTCSVVATAGLPRRALYAATKGAVQSLTLAMAADHLREGIRVNCVNPGTADTPWVQRLLSAAGDPAAERAALEARQPSGRLVTAEEIAQAIAYLAGPEASATTGVALAVDGGMQGLRLPK
- a CDS encoding fumarylacetoacetate hydrolase family protein yields the protein MRLGAPGAEKPAVRAGESGYVDVSDLVADFDEQFFGSGGVERIAGPVAERVAVGDVRPIGGQRVGAPIARPHQILCIGLNYSDHAAETGQAVPKEPILFTKSPNTLVGPDDDVRLPRGSAKTDWEVELGIVIGRRTSYLGSVDDAAAAIAGYVLVNDVSERAFQMERGGQWVKGKSAETFNPAGPWLATPDEIPDVRDLAMWLDVNDVRRQTGNTSTMIFDPFHLVHYLSQFLVLEPGDLINTGTPPGVGLGLKPPVYLKAGDVMTLGIEHLGSARQQVVGPR
- a CDS encoding SMP-30/gluconolactonase/LRE family protein; amino-acid sequence: MTAHFVAHPAGDQAYTLGEGPIWDANRERLLWVDILGGTVHAGTVGPGTITVTGTWDFEDLACVVAVSEPGDLLVATRGDVLELGKSGSRTRIAQLGRAGSRLNDGGIDPQGRFLVGGMALDDSRGTQTLVRLDGDAVTVLDDDLTLSNGLAWSPDGRTLYSVDSIPGVIYGRDYPDGVREKLFEISEGLPDGLCVDAIGNLWIAIHGQGRVECRTPSGALLAVVEVDAPQPTSCAFAGPRLDTLVITTATEGMSAEDLTRHPASGRLFTAEVGTTGLRTPYWIP